CCAGGAGGCACTGAAAAAGTCTCAAAAATGTCCTGCGTTCACTTGGACAAAGGGCATCGTGCGATGCGCGCAAATTCAAATGAACGATCGACCTGACAAAACGTTTCGCGAGGCGCTGCGAGCCGAAGAGGGCGAGGGGCTGGagcactgatctcaaaaaaagactggataGAGCAACTAATTGTTCTTAGAGCGcagatttgaagtcaataaaATCTGGTCGGCGCCATATTGGATTTACCCAAATGAAATCGTGAGACTAACGCTAATATGGCGAAGCGGGGTACACAGTGCTGTGCATTTGGGTGTAGCAAGCgtagaaaatatggaaatgagacCGAAAAATTTCGAAGTGATAGGAAGGGAGTGGCGACGACGAATCGATGATAAAGCGGAATTTTCCAAGGACTTTTCACGGGTAAGTTTTATCTCCGTTGTTCTAAATCACGAGCTTATCATGGACCGATCGACTATTTCTTTCTTGGAAGTCTCATGATGAGTTACATTTAATATCAATGCAACTTCAAATAGCAGTTTAAAGGCgataaagaatttatttttggaTAAGGCTATGGTTAGAAGAAACATTTTTGACGAAAAGTGCGGGGTATCCTATGACTTAAGCAAGTTACCtaaaatacctttataaataatataaaatcacttgaaatacccttaaaagctttctaatcactccaactgcaattaagaaatgctgtccattgtgaaataaatgcacattaagaagaaacacgcatacacacacacacacacatatatatatatatatatatatatatatatatatatatatatatatatatatatatatatatatatatatatatatatatatattccgcacacttgcttatgttttgggtacatctAATATGGCCGCCACGATTTCAAGCTGTCTTCATTTCAAaacaatagatgaatagatgctCGATCCggtctttttttgagatcagtggctGGAGATAGTTCGCTTCGCCTCGCGGCCGTTTGGAAACAACCAAAATGGCCGCCAACTTTGAGCCTCAAAAGGAAATCTGTCAGATTACAActtatttctttttacctttctatCTTTGTTAGTCATTATTGTATGTGTGATAGAGAAGCCATGTACCTTGGTTTCGAGCGTTTATTAGTttcaataagagagagataaagaagaatataagaccaagaataaagaggcaaagagagcagTGGCAATAGCTAAGAGCAAGGCTTACGATCAGTTAGTTGTATGAAGGTATAGACAGCAAGAAAGGACAGGGAAAGGTTTTCCAACTGGCGAAGACAAGGAATAAAAGCACAAAAGATATCGTACATATTAAgcaaatgaaaaatgagaatggAAATATAAGAACAGAACAAGGAAACATCAAGAGATGGGAACAGTATTTCTCTAAAATACTGAACGAGGAAAATGAACGGCTGATCAGAGGTGATGGAGACGCTAACCAAGGTGCAGTCTTGAAAATATCAAGGATAGAGGTGCAACAGGCGCTGAAGATGAAAAACGGGAAGGTCACGGGACCAGACGGCATTCCCATAGAAGCCTGGAAagcgatgggagaggaaggaattgacATGTTATGGATGCTGATGGGGAAAGTGATGGGTGAGGAGAATATGCCTACAGTATGGAAAGAAAGTATATTAATACCAAttttcaaagagaaaggagatgtcCAAAATTGTGAAAATTATAGAGGTATAAAACTAATGTCACATACTTTGAAACTATTAGAAAGAATAATAGATGGCCGAATAAGACAGGAAGCGTTTATTGGAAGACAACAACTGGGCTTCATGAAAGGAGTATGAACGGTGGACGGGATATTCTGCCTTAGACAAACAATGGAAAAGTATCGAGAAAAGCAAAAAGTGTTACACATGTTGTTTATAGACCTAGAGAAAGCTTATGATAGAATACCGAAACAGGAAGTGTGGAGATGTATGCGCAAACGAGGAGTGACGGAGAAATACTTGAGAATGATTCAAGAGACTTATAAGAATGTTACCACCAAGCTCCGATGCACATTAGGAATGACAGATGGGGTTGAGGTTAAGGTTGGTTTGCACCAAGGATCGGCCCTCAGCCCAAAACTGTTCAATGTGATTATGGATGTGATGACAGAGGAAGTGCGTGAAGAGCCACCATTGTGCATACTGTATGCCGATGACATCGTGTTGGTGGCGGAGACGAAGCAGGAGCtacagaggaagatggaaggatggaGAACTGCATTGGAGAGTAGAGGGGCTGAAGATAAGCATGAAAAAGACGGAGTATTTCACAACGGACACAGAAGGAGATCAACAGTCAACGATACAAATAGATGGATTGAACCTGAAGAGAGTGGACCACTTTAAGTATTTGGGAGCGATGGTTGAGGAAGATGGCAGCATGGGAAGAGAGATTAAACACCAATTCATTGTGGTTGGAATAATTGGAGAAAGGTTTCGGGAGTGATCTGCGACAAGAGGGTACCTGTAAAGTTGAAGGGAAAAGGGACATAAGTCTTTGGTCAGACCAGCTATGACCTATGGTTTAGAAACTGCACCGCTGAGGAAAGTTGAAGAAAGAAAACTGgatgttgctgaaatgaaaatgctCAGATGGATGGTGGGGGTAACAAAGATGGACTGCATACGGAATAACTATATAAGAGGATCACTTAAGGtaacagaaatatcaaagaatgTTCAGGAATCAAGACTGCGATGGTATGGACACCTGCTACGAAGAAACGAAGATCATGTGGGAAGAAGGCAATGGAGATAGAAATATTGGGAAACAGACCAAGAGGAAGCCCTAAGACCAGATGGAAGGATGTTGTTCAAAAAGATATGAGGGAGAAACATCTAGACGAGGTAGAGGCATCGGGCAGAGCTCTATGGCGAAGTCTCATTAGAAATGGCGACACCGAGTAGGGAAATgctaagacaaagaagaagaagattacaGTCTCAACAAGGAAAACAATTCATCTCTCTCGCGACAAGTCTCAATATCAAGCGCACTTGTTTACGAGAATCAGCTGATAGGTGTGCATTGTCTGCATCACTCAGCGATTTTAGTCACGGGGAAGCGCACCGTGCAGAAAAGCTCGAAGGAACGCAGGGATGGAGAGGCTTTGAACTGACAGTGGAGGCTTATGCATAGCTGCTTCCTTTTTTGCACAAGGTTAGCCAGCGGTggcaactgcaagcgagaaggtatgCAAGCACTAAACTctgtctaggctaccacaccaccaCTTCACATCACTCAGAGAATGAAGCACCCACCTACAATCTCTAATAATCCATCAACATTACCTATCCGTTTTATGATTGCTTCTCCAACATTTTTCTTGGTCTTAAAATCAATTTAAACGGTCGCCTATTACATTTGTATTCAAACCTTGCGACCTTTTTTTTCATGCTCATAATAATTGCTACGTAAATCCCGAGTCTCCTGAGCGTTCGCATATGCAGGACTTTTACGCGAACGACGTTGTTTACCTTCGTGTGACATCGACCGCCTGCGAGAAGAGGGTATTGCTGCGTTCTGAACTCCTCGTCCAACTAGTTGGACAAGTTGGACAAGATGTTTTGACCGTTCGGAACCCCTACTTTCTCGTCCTGGACAAGTTGTCCATCTCGTCCAACTCGCCCTGGTTCGCAGCGGGGCAACCAAGACGAGATGACGTCACAAAGGCGTTTGTTTACAGAGATAATGGCAGTCGTGGAGAAAATTGTGGTGAGTCTTCTTATTTGAcgctgtgttgttattatttaatgctattttcgtgtcttttgttgcacatttatttacttatgtatcagAGTAAGTTTATGAAACAGATAAAATCTGCAgtgtgtagttattgttataatataacgaATGTTTACATGGGAAAAGTTGTGACGCAGACGCATTTGTCTTTCCAGTGTTCaaagatcacgataataattattggcTGGATGCAGATGGTTCAGTGCCATTCCCAGAAAATTCGGTGGTGTACCGTACAAGCACCGATTTTCCTGGGAGGTATTTTGCAGACCAGGAGTTAACAGTGGAATGGGCTCTCGAGTGGCTACCACGGTgagttgggttgtgttttggtttacTATATACTTTCctatagaaaaacaaataaataaataaataaagattgaaagaaataagaaagcagTTTCATTATAaactacaatatttttaaaatgttcttgTATGGGTTTTGTAAAAACTTTTAATAGTATATCTCAAAATAGGATGTTTTAAACAAAGttgtacttttacatatatagggatgcttcatttttatttttatttaggtttACACTTCACCAACTGCAGTTATTAACCCTTCTAAAATTTTATCCACCTTTTATGGATGATTGTGTAAATTTTcctccaaaaataaaaatgaagtattGGAATGTTTCAACGACCTTCCTCCTAGGGAACACAAAATCTGATGAATTAATCAAATTTCCCAACTTAGGGGTTTTCCCCCAGAAAACCCGTCTAAGAGTGGACTTttaagacagacaacagacaaaaagatgtttttaataaatataacttatatttatatacataatatattacaattacataatataacatattataaaatagttaaaaatatatataacaaaaataaatatagaaaatacatatatatacatatatattaaatataacataaataataataattttacattaaatatacaaaataaaaaaaaaataaaatagaataaatttaaatataaataaaatatatatatacatatataaaatattttaaatatctataataaatttaaaaaataaaaatttttaaataaacatatatataaaaataaaagacaatagtatacgttaaaaataataaaataataataatataaacataaataaaaatttaaaataataataaaattatataatataaataaaatacaatatatacataatatacaaaaattacaatataaaaacattataaaatatataaaaaataattaaatataaaaaatatatacaaataacataattaaaaaataataatatatatctaaaaataaaattttcataacaatattatacaaatatattaaaaataaaacaaaaaaatatatacaattatatatcaatatatacataaatatactattaacatatatataaaaatacattatatatatataatataaaaacatatatatatattatacatataatacattatatatataacatatatacatatatataaaaatataaaaattttactaaattttaaaaataaaaaattaaaatacatatatataatatatataaaataatataaaatataaaattagtaattaatatatatatacatattttaaaataaataaaacaatattaattaaaattatatagagatatatttttatatttaaaaatatatatgttaaaaattttaaatatttatataaaatttaaaatatattaaataatattattaaaagatattatataattaattaatatattttattataattttatatattttatatgatatatataaattatattaaaaattataatgtatatattatctatatattttttatgtttttcttatatattatttttatataatattttatatatatggtatatatatgtattttatatattttattatatatatttttaaaaatataatt
The genomic region above belongs to Penaeus monodon isolate SGIC_2016 unplaced genomic scaffold, NSTDA_Pmon_1 PmonScaffold_17374, whole genome shotgun sequence and contains:
- the LOC119569633 gene encoding uncharacterized protein LOC119569633, which translates into the protein MKNENGNIRTEQGNIKRWEQYFSKILNEENERLIRGDGDANQGAVLKISRIEVQQALKMKNGKVTGPDGIPIEAWKAMGEEGIDMLWMLMGKVMGEENMPTVWKESILIPIFKEKGDVQNCENYRDLEKAYDRIPKQEVWRCMRKRGVTEKYLRMIQETYKNVTTKLRCTLGMTDGVEVKVGLHQGSALSPKLFNVIMDVMTEEVREEPPLCILYADDIVLVAETKQELQRKMEGWRTALESRGAEDKHEKDGVFHNGHRRRSTVNDTNRWIEPEESGPL